One Anabas testudineus chromosome 15, fAnaTes1.2, whole genome shotgun sequence genomic window carries:
- the shld2 gene encoding shieldin complex subunit 2 isoform X3, which produces MQIMCDRPKVHVFLGAPPPSADSRVEGEDRPPAAWRHLELTWTDGRLRPATDEAENPDQSTEEERVAAWTSLGQQKRTNTDRDDWCSEADRASGTSGGREVRAGLDSKFNTEVENLYSDGLRAAERPLGRDMESHPEHEDQCSASLRKYLDSCFPAAQPEPDAEHQLSPAVPPPSTHTQYLTTWTLSQALVLKSRRGIHSATSPEKSTPPQTPPKHVQTPPSVSSSTPELFSPVTPSPGASAELFSQTYRTPRAEEGGVVLEATTDGVLCSQESTTTADSPTGSPSFKKARISADFRTEVTESSSITTNTGLQGPTTLLIRCDKLGLRYSVLVAVVYPCHLKEVKVKTGPSAGTYVPLASIVVTDQSGVDMKVVLWRRAAFWVLTVSPGDVLLITGLQVNEDRWRGETVLQSTFRSKLLNLGQITASTSPPAHQHVSSRALSSLCGFLRGRRPLLVSLPCRPYQDLCRLPYATLRSLRVNTLVHALLRVTHSYISTEWRSEADSRCRSAVQLKAVLTVEQVDGHQGALLLWGAAVDWLHRFNRDRAAVWDFRVLLVKEGLTSDLLELHSTPWSSVRPLDPRDRRVQDFHPPRPARTGASSSSSLELDLDTLLSQKYSGDVELRVQVTAFHFQDAPPSQNAPQLVLDSSTPLPGILEALSGDITYTGCGRCCTELDTDPNGIYSPCYPCLPHTAVRRYYRPGVLTVSGRGSGQVCVQVPPVPLQKILNAPPDKLHRSSAPGSEVKYIQVTAERIQSLLSLPRKTFIVTIRSHFLCDENSFPINQDFTLLDLNFPD; this is translated from the exons ATGAGGCTGAAAATCCAGACCAGtcaacagaggaggaaagagtcGCTGCCTGGACTTCACTTGGCCAACAGAAACGAACAAACACTGATCGGGATGATTGGTGCTCTGAAGCGGATCGGGCCTCAGGCACATCAGGAGGACGGGAGGTGCGAGCGGGATTAGACTccaagttcaacacagaggttGAAAACCTCTACTCAGACGGcctcagagctgcagagagaccTCTGGGCCGAGACATGGAGTCACATCCTGAACATGAGGATCAATGTTCAGCTTCACTTCGGAAGTATCTGGACAGCTGTTTCCCTGCAGCTCAACCAGAACCTGATGCAGAACACCAGCTGTCACCAGCCGTCCCTCCTCcgtccacacatacacagtaccTCACTACCTGGACTCTGAGCCAGGCATTAGTCCTGAAAAGCAGGCGTGGCATCCATTCAGCAACCAGCCCTGAAAAATCCACACCTCCTCAAACTCCACCAAAACACGTCCAAACCCCGCCCTCCGTGTCCTCCAGCACCCCAGAGCTCTTCAGCCCTGTAACCCCTTCACCAGGAGCCTCCGCCGAGCTTTTCAGCCAAACCTACCGAACCCCAAGGGCGGAGGAAGGCGGTGTTGTCCTTGAGGCCACCACAGATGGGGTTCTCTGCTCTCAGGAGTCCACAACCACGGCGGACTCCCCCACCGGATCCCCCAGTTTCAAGAAAGCGCGAATCTCTGCAGATTTCAGGACTGAAGTAACTGAGTCCAGCAGCATTACTACCAACACTGGGCTTCAAGGTCCAACCACACTTCTGATCCGCTGTGACAAACTGGGACTACGGTACTCAGTTCTGGTTGCAGTGGTTTATCCCTGTCACCTGAAGGAGGTCAAG GTGAAGACCGGACCGTCTGCAGGGACTTATGTTCCACTGGCGTCCATCGTGGTGACGGACCAGTCGGGTGTTGACATGAAGGTGGTGTTGTGGCGGCGAGCTGCGTTCTGGGTGTTGACCGTCAGTCCCGGAGACGTCCTCCTCATCACAG GACTACAGGTGAATGAAGACAGGTGGAGAGGAGAGACGGTGCTGCAGTCGACCTTCAGGAGCAAACTGCTCAACCTGGGGCAGATCACTGCCTCCACATCACCTCCAG CTCATCAGCACGTTAGTTCCCGTGCTCTCAGctctctgtgtggttttcttcGGGGGCGACGTCCCCTGCTCGTGTCCCTGCCTTGCCGGCCCTATCAGGACCTGTGCCGCCTGCCCTATGCCACCCTGAGGTCACTGAGGGTCAACACGCTGGTTCACGCCCTGCTGCGTGTCACACACAGTTACATCAGCACAG agtggcGAAGTGAAGCGGACTCTCGCTGCAGGTCTGCGGTTCAGCTTAAGGCCGTTCTGACTGTGGAGCAGGTAGATGGACACCAGGGGGCGCTATTGCTGTGGGGAGCAGCTGTGGACTGGCTGCATCGTTTCAACAGAGACAGag cGGCTGTCTGGGACTTTCGGGTCCTCCTGGTGAAGGAGggtttgacctctgacctcttgGAGCTGCACTCCACCCCCTGGAGCTCTGTCCGGCCTCTGGACCCCAGAGACCGCCGGGTGCAGGACTTCCACCCACCACGACCCGCCCGAACAggagccagcagcagcagcagtttggagCTGGACCTTGACACGCTGCTGTCCCAGAAATACAGCG GTGACGTGGAGCTCAGGGTCCAGGTCACCGCCTTTCACTTCCAGGATGCTCCACCTTCCCAGAATGCCCCCCAGCTGGTCCTGGACAGCTCCACACCGTTGCCTGGGATCCTGGAGGCGCTGAGCGGGGACATCACCTACACCGGCTGCGGTCGCTGCTGCACTGAGCTCGACACTGACCCCAACGGCATCTACAGCCCCTGTTACCCGTGTCTGCCCCACACTGCCGTACGGCGCTACTACAG GCCAGGTGTGCTGACAGTGAGTGGGCGGGGCAGCGGTCAGGTATGTGTTCAGGTTCCTCCTGTTCCCCTGCAGAAGATCCTCAACGCTCCGCCTGATAAACTCCACAGGAGCTCAG CTCCAGGTTCTGAGGTGAAGTACATCCAGGTAACAGCAGAGAGGATCCAGAGCCTCCTCTCCCTTCCAAGAAAAACCTTCATCGTCACCATCCGGAGCCACTTCCTGTGTGATGAGAACAGCTTCCCCATCAATCAGGACTTTACACTGCTGGACCTGAACTTCCCAGACTGA
- the LOC113158509 gene encoding keratin, type II cytoskeletal 5-like isoform X3, translating to MANFLNSLGGSDIAKLAGQKAGSLVEDTVKNALSGGKKEGKKEEKPGGGGGGGGGFGVGDALSLVSGKKNENKGGGFGVGDALSLVSGKKNENKGGGFGVGDVPSLVGKQDDKKEIDFGNILSFDDAK from the exons atGGCAAACTTTCTGAACTCGCTCGGTGGCTCTGACATTGCTAAACTAGCTGGACAAAAAGCAG GTAGTTTGGTGGAGGACACAGTGAAGAACGCCTTGagtggaggaaagaaagaggggaaaaaagaagagaagccgggaggaggaggaggaggaggaggaggattcGGAGTGGGAGACGCCCTGTCACTCGTCAGCGGAAAGAAGAACGAGAATAAAGGAGGAGGATTCGGAGTGGGAGACGCCCTGTCACTCGTCAGCGGAAAGAAGAACGAGAATAAAGGAGGAGGATTCGGAGTGGGAGACGTCCCGTCACTCGTCGGAAAGCAAGATGACAAGAAAGAAATAGATTTTGGAAACATCCTCTCGTTTGATGATGCCAAGTAG
- the shld2 gene encoding shieldin complex subunit 2 isoform X4: MIMCDRPKVHVFLGAPPPSADSRVEGEDRPPAAWRHLELTWTDGRLRPATDEAENPDQSTEEERVAAWTSLGQQKRTNTDRDDWCSEADRASGTSGGREVRAGLDSKFNTEVENLYSDGLRAAERPLGRDMESHPEHEDQCSASLRKYLDSCFPAAQPEPDAEHQLSPAVPPPSTHTQYLTTWTLSQALVLKSRRGIHSATSPEKSTPPQTPPKHVQTPPSVSSSTPELFSPVTPSPGASAELFSQTYRTPRAEEGGVVLEATTDGVLCSQESTTTADSPTGSPSFKKARISADFRTEVTESSSITTNTGLQGPTTLLIRCDKLGLRYSVLVAVVYPCHLKEVKVKTGPSAGTYVPLASIVVTDQSGVDMKVVLWRRAAFWVLTVSPGDVLLITGLQVNEDRWRGETVLQSTFRSKLLNLGQITASTSPPAHQHVSSRALSSLCGFLRGRRPLLVSLPCRPYQDLCRLPYATLRSLRVNTLVHALLRVTHSYISTEWRSEADSRCRSAVQLKAVLTVEQVDGHQGALLLWGAAVDWLHRFNRDRAAVWDFRVLLVKEGLTSDLLELHSTPWSSVRPLDPRDRRVQDFHPPRPARTGASSSSSLELDLDTLLSQKYSGDVELRVQVTAFHFQDAPPSQNAPQLVLDSSTPLPGILEALSGDITYTGCGRCCTELDTDPNGIYSPCYPCLPHTAVRRYYRPGVLTVSGRGSGQVCVQVPPVPLQKILNAPPDKLHRSSAPGSEVKYIQVTAERIQSLLSLPRKTFIVTIRSHFLCDENSFPINQDFTLLDLNFPD; this comes from the exons ATGAGGCTGAAAATCCAGACCAGtcaacagaggaggaaagagtcGCTGCCTGGACTTCACTTGGCCAACAGAAACGAACAAACACTGATCGGGATGATTGGTGCTCTGAAGCGGATCGGGCCTCAGGCACATCAGGAGGACGGGAGGTGCGAGCGGGATTAGACTccaagttcaacacagaggttGAAAACCTCTACTCAGACGGcctcagagctgcagagagaccTCTGGGCCGAGACATGGAGTCACATCCTGAACATGAGGATCAATGTTCAGCTTCACTTCGGAAGTATCTGGACAGCTGTTTCCCTGCAGCTCAACCAGAACCTGATGCAGAACACCAGCTGTCACCAGCCGTCCCTCCTCcgtccacacatacacagtaccTCACTACCTGGACTCTGAGCCAGGCATTAGTCCTGAAAAGCAGGCGTGGCATCCATTCAGCAACCAGCCCTGAAAAATCCACACCTCCTCAAACTCCACCAAAACACGTCCAAACCCCGCCCTCCGTGTCCTCCAGCACCCCAGAGCTCTTCAGCCCTGTAACCCCTTCACCAGGAGCCTCCGCCGAGCTTTTCAGCCAAACCTACCGAACCCCAAGGGCGGAGGAAGGCGGTGTTGTCCTTGAGGCCACCACAGATGGGGTTCTCTGCTCTCAGGAGTCCACAACCACGGCGGACTCCCCCACCGGATCCCCCAGTTTCAAGAAAGCGCGAATCTCTGCAGATTTCAGGACTGAAGTAACTGAGTCCAGCAGCATTACTACCAACACTGGGCTTCAAGGTCCAACCACACTTCTGATCCGCTGTGACAAACTGGGACTACGGTACTCAGTTCTGGTTGCAGTGGTTTATCCCTGTCACCTGAAGGAGGTCAAG GTGAAGACCGGACCGTCTGCAGGGACTTATGTTCCACTGGCGTCCATCGTGGTGACGGACCAGTCGGGTGTTGACATGAAGGTGGTGTTGTGGCGGCGAGCTGCGTTCTGGGTGTTGACCGTCAGTCCCGGAGACGTCCTCCTCATCACAG GACTACAGGTGAATGAAGACAGGTGGAGAGGAGAGACGGTGCTGCAGTCGACCTTCAGGAGCAAACTGCTCAACCTGGGGCAGATCACTGCCTCCACATCACCTCCAG CTCATCAGCACGTTAGTTCCCGTGCTCTCAGctctctgtgtggttttcttcGGGGGCGACGTCCCCTGCTCGTGTCCCTGCCTTGCCGGCCCTATCAGGACCTGTGCCGCCTGCCCTATGCCACCCTGAGGTCACTGAGGGTCAACACGCTGGTTCACGCCCTGCTGCGTGTCACACACAGTTACATCAGCACAG agtggcGAAGTGAAGCGGACTCTCGCTGCAGGTCTGCGGTTCAGCTTAAGGCCGTTCTGACTGTGGAGCAGGTAGATGGACACCAGGGGGCGCTATTGCTGTGGGGAGCAGCTGTGGACTGGCTGCATCGTTTCAACAGAGACAGag cGGCTGTCTGGGACTTTCGGGTCCTCCTGGTGAAGGAGggtttgacctctgacctcttgGAGCTGCACTCCACCCCCTGGAGCTCTGTCCGGCCTCTGGACCCCAGAGACCGCCGGGTGCAGGACTTCCACCCACCACGACCCGCCCGAACAggagccagcagcagcagcagtttggagCTGGACCTTGACACGCTGCTGTCCCAGAAATACAGCG GTGACGTGGAGCTCAGGGTCCAGGTCACCGCCTTTCACTTCCAGGATGCTCCACCTTCCCAGAATGCCCCCCAGCTGGTCCTGGACAGCTCCACACCGTTGCCTGGGATCCTGGAGGCGCTGAGCGGGGACATCACCTACACCGGCTGCGGTCGCTGCTGCACTGAGCTCGACACTGACCCCAACGGCATCTACAGCCCCTGTTACCCGTGTCTGCCCCACACTGCCGTACGGCGCTACTACAG GCCAGGTGTGCTGACAGTGAGTGGGCGGGGCAGCGGTCAGGTATGTGTTCAGGTTCCTCCTGTTCCCCTGCAGAAGATCCTCAACGCTCCGCCTGATAAACTCCACAGGAGCTCAG CTCCAGGTTCTGAGGTGAAGTACATCCAGGTAACAGCAGAGAGGATCCAGAGCCTCCTCTCCCTTCCAAGAAAAACCTTCATCGTCACCATCCGGAGCCACTTCCTGTGTGATGAGAACAGCTTCCCCATCAATCAGGACTTTACACTGCTGGACCTGAACTTCCCAGACTGA
- the LOC113158509 gene encoding synuclein-like isoform X1 gives MDVLKKGFSMAKDGVVAAAEKTKAGVEEAAAKTKEGVIYVGSKTMEGVVTGVNTVAQKTTEQANIVADTAVTGANEVAQATVEGVESAALASGFVKTQEAGPASEETDLPEKTQAGEEQAEQAAQ, from the exons ATGGACGTTCTGAAGAAGGGATTCTCCATGGCCAAGGATGGAGTGGTGGCTGCTGCCGAGAAGACGAAGGCTGGTGTGGAAGAGGCTGCCGCCAAGACCAAGGAGGGGGTCATCTATGTCG gAAGCAAGACGATGGAGGGCGTGGTGACAGGTGTTAACACAG TGGCCCAGAAAACCACCGAACAGGCCAACATCGTCGCTGACACCGCGGTTACCGGAGCCAACGAGGTTGCCCAGGCAACAGTGGAGGGGGTGGAGTCTGCGGCGCTGGCGAGCGGCTTCGTGAAGACG CAGGAGGCGGGACCAGCCAGTGAGGAG acCGACCTCCCTGAAAAGACACAAGCTGGAGAAGAACAGGCTGAACAAGCTGCGCAGTAG
- the LOC113158509 gene encoding synuclein-like isoform X2: MDVLKKGFSMAKDGVVAAAEKTKAGVEEAAAKTKEGVIYVGSKTMEGVVTGVNTVAQKTTEQANIVADTAVTGANEVAQATVEGVESAALASGFVKTTDLPEKTQAGEEQAEQAAQ; the protein is encoded by the exons ATGGACGTTCTGAAGAAGGGATTCTCCATGGCCAAGGATGGAGTGGTGGCTGCTGCCGAGAAGACGAAGGCTGGTGTGGAAGAGGCTGCCGCCAAGACCAAGGAGGGGGTCATCTATGTCG gAAGCAAGACGATGGAGGGCGTGGTGACAGGTGTTAACACAG TGGCCCAGAAAACCACCGAACAGGCCAACATCGTCGCTGACACCGCGGTTACCGGAGCCAACGAGGTTGCCCAGGCAACAGTGGAGGGGGTGGAGTCTGCGGCGCTGGCGAGCGGCTTCGTGAAGACG acCGACCTCCCTGAAAAGACACAAGCTGGAGAAGAACAGGCTGAACAAGCTGCGCAGTAG